A single region of the Novosphingobium sp. genome encodes:
- a CDS encoding aldehyde dehydrogenase family protein has translation MRIFDQAYIDGAFRPVLGREELTLVDPTSEVETGRLRLADAQDAKLAVDAASRALPLWAASSKAERIDLLNALAEAVEARADVLTQATIEEYGGPVEQARWRAGLAAANFRIAAGLLADFPFTRWINQTEVVAQPVGVALHIVPWNSVYNAISVKLAGALAAGCPVVVKPSEFSPWQVSLLSECFHAAGAPSGLINVVTGLGPVVGEALTADPRIRKISFTGSTPVGKSILRASAERIQRVTLELGGKAPTIVLDDADPAQAARQALAIGFTNNGQACIAGTRILVQRGRIEAFSRAIVEAAQAIVPGDPRDPRTTLGPLVNLRQYERVGAYIRRGLEEGARPIIGGEGRPEGLERGYFIRPTVFADVTHDMAIAREEIFGPVLCLIAYEDDEDAIRIANDTPYGLHAYVLGRDLARARGIAARLDAGRVAINGLVHEPLAPFGGFKESGIGREYGLSGIEDHLELKAISGGA, from the coding sequence ATGCGCATCTTCGATCAGGCCTATATCGACGGCGCCTTCCGCCCCGTACTCGGGCGCGAGGAGCTGACTCTTGTCGATCCGACCAGCGAGGTGGAGACCGGCCGCCTGCGCCTCGCCGATGCACAGGACGCCAAGCTGGCCGTCGATGCGGCGAGCCGCGCGCTCCCCCTGTGGGCCGCCTCATCCAAAGCAGAGCGGATCGATCTGCTCAACGCTCTGGCCGAAGCCGTCGAGGCCCGCGCCGATGTGCTGACCCAGGCCACCATCGAGGAATATGGCGGCCCGGTGGAACAGGCCCGCTGGCGCGCGGGGCTGGCCGCCGCCAACTTCCGGATCGCGGCAGGGCTGCTGGCGGATTTCCCCTTCACCCGGTGGATCAACCAGACCGAGGTGGTGGCCCAGCCTGTCGGCGTGGCGCTGCATATCGTGCCGTGGAACAGCGTCTACAATGCGATCAGCGTCAAGCTGGCCGGAGCGCTGGCCGCCGGTTGCCCGGTGGTGGTCAAGCCCAGCGAGTTCAGCCCATGGCAGGTCTCGCTGCTGTCCGAATGCTTCCACGCCGCCGGCGCCCCGTCGGGCCTCATCAATGTGGTGACCGGGCTAGGCCCTGTGGTGGGCGAGGCGCTGACCGCCGATCCCCGCATCCGCAAGATCTCCTTCACCGGCTCGACCCCGGTGGGCAAAAGCATCCTGCGGGCGAGCGCGGAGCGCATCCAGCGCGTCACCCTGGAGCTGGGCGGCAAGGCGCCGACGATCGTGCTCGACGATGCCGATCCGGCGCAGGCGGCAAGGCAGGCGCTGGCCATCGGCTTTACCAACAATGGGCAGGCCTGCATCGCGGGCACACGCATTCTGGTGCAGCGCGGCCGGATCGAGGCCTTCAGCCGCGCCATCGTCGAGGCCGCGCAGGCCATCGTGCCGGGCGATCCGCGCGACCCGCGCACCACGCTGGGGCCGCTGGTCAACCTGCGGCAATATGAGCGCGTCGGCGCCTATATCCGCAGGGGGCTGGAGGAAGGCGCGCGCCCGATCATCGGCGGCGAGGGCCGCCCGGAAGGGCTCGAACGCGGCTATTTCATCCGCCCCACCGTCTTTGCCGATGTCACCCATGATATGGCCATCGCGCGCGAGGAAATCTTCGGCCCGGTGCTCTGCCTGATCGCCTATGAGGATGACGAGGACGCCATCCGCATCGCCAATGACACGCCCTATGGCCTGCACGCCTATGTGCTGGGCCGCGATCTGGCGCGGGCGCGGGGCATCGCGGCGCGGCTCGATGCCGGGCGGGTGGCGATCAACGGGCTGGTGCATGAGCCGCTCGCGCCCTTTGGCGGCTTCAAGGAATCGGGGATCGGTCGCGAATATGGCCTGTCGGGCATCGAGGATCACCTTGAACTCAAGGCGATCAGCGGCGGCGCCTGA
- a CDS encoding 2'-5' RNA ligase family protein: MATTTAPDRARAPIIISALLGPDDFGWLNELRRAHFPPERNQLDAHLTLFHHLPPSIEPELKQRLSLLTRCRPPTAMAEGIINLGRGTAIRIGSPALALLREELAEAFADLLIPQDAAPWRPHVTIQNKVTPEEARALQNRLAQEFRARPVRITGLAAWWYRGGPWELLARYPFR, from the coding sequence ATGGCCACCACCACAGCCCCGGATAGGGCCCGCGCTCCCATCATCATCTCGGCGTTGCTGGGGCCGGATGATTTCGGCTGGCTCAACGAGCTGAGGCGGGCCCATTTCCCTCCCGAGCGCAACCAGCTCGACGCGCATCTGACGCTGTTCCACCACCTTCCGCCTTCCATCGAGCCGGAACTCAAACAGCGGCTGAGCCTGCTGACCCGCTGCCGCCCGCCGACGGCCATGGCAGAGGGGATCATCAATCTGGGACGCGGCACCGCCATCCGGATAGGGTCGCCCGCCCTGGCCCTGCTGCGCGAGGAACTGGCCGAGGCCTTTGCCGATCTGCTGATCCCTCAGGACGCCGCCCCATGGCGGCCCCATGTCACGATCCAGAACAAGGTCACGCCGGAAGAGGCCCGCGCGCTTCAGAACCGGCTGGCGCAAGAGTTTCGCGCCCGCCCTGTCCGCATCACCGGCCTTGCGGCATGGTGGTATCGCGGCGGGCCCTGGGAGCTGCTTGCGCGCTACCCCTTCCGCTGA
- a CDS encoding alpha/beta hydrolase, with amino-acid sequence MKTTNILQPGHHMVDVAGLAQSCHVAGSGPVCVVHPGGPGIDWAYLRMPRLEAFMTMVYLEPIGTGLSGRLGTHPQGYTVERYSAQLDGFLKALDLRDVFLLGHSHGGFVAQHHALAHPERLRGLILYDSAAVTGPAFMQAADAAVRQAAATYEDRDLAAEVLAAWASIPSIRDDASYTAAMRGLLPAYFADPLSPAIATLRDGLTASFVVGDNTPFDVRETLRDQHLPTLAIVGAQDFICGKACGDVLQQTIVGLERVDIAHAGHFAHIEQADDFAASIRAFVLKHRPG; translated from the coding sequence ATGAAGACGACAAACATCCTGCAGCCGGGGCACCATATGGTGGATGTCGCGGGCCTCGCCCAATCCTGCCATGTCGCCGGGTCCGGCCCGGTCTGCGTGGTCCATCCCGGCGGGCCGGGGATCGACTGGGCCTATCTGCGCATGCCGCGCCTCGAAGCCTTTATGACGATGGTCTATCTCGAACCGATCGGCACCGGCCTGTCGGGGCGGCTAGGCACCCATCCGCAAGGCTATACAGTCGAGCGTTACAGCGCGCAGCTTGATGGCTTCCTCAAGGCGCTGGATCTGCGGGATGTCTTTCTGCTCGGCCATTCGCATGGCGGCTTTGTGGCGCAGCATCATGCCCTGGCCCATCCGGAGCGGCTGCGGGGGCTGATCCTCTATGACAGCGCTGCCGTCACCGGGCCTGCCTTTATGCAGGCGGCGGATGCGGCGGTGCGTCAGGCGGCGGCGACCTATGAGGATCGCGATCTGGCGGCAGAGGTTCTCGCCGCATGGGCGTCCATCCCGTCCATCCGCGACGATGCCAGCTATACCGCCGCCATGCGCGGGTTGTTGCCAGCCTATTTCGCCGATCCGCTGAGCCCGGCGATTGCCACGCTGCGCGACGGGCTCACCGCCAGTTTCGTGGTGGGTGACAACACGCCTTTCGATGTGAGAGAGACGCTGCGCGATCAGCATCTGCCGACCCTCGCCATCGTGGGCGCGCAGGATTTCATCTGCGGCAAGGCCTGCGGCGATGTGCTGCAGCAGACAATCGTTGGGTTGGAACGGGTCGATATCGCCCATGCCGGGCATTTCGCCCATATCGAGCAAGCCGATGATTTCGCGGCGTCTATCCGTGCTTTCGTCCTGAAGCATCGGCCGGGCTAA
- a CDS encoding RidA family protein, translating into MSTIENRLARLGLILPTAAAPVAAYVPVVEMGGFAHVSGQLPLIEGRLVTGRLGQDLALEQGVEAARACALMILAQLRLALGSLDRVERIVKLGGFVNSAEGFVDQPKVINGASELMLAVFDDAGRHARSAVGVPTLPLGAAVEVDAIVAVRPRV; encoded by the coding sequence ATGAGCACGATCGAAAACCGTCTGGCCCGGCTCGGCCTGATCCTGCCGACAGCCGCTGCGCCCGTTGCGGCCTATGTTCCCGTGGTCGAGATGGGCGGCTTTGCCCATGTCTCGGGCCAGTTGCCGTTGATCGAGGGCAGGCTGGTGACGGGCCGCCTCGGGCAGGATCTCGCCCTGGAGCAGGGTGTGGAGGCGGCGCGGGCCTGCGCGCTGATGATCCTGGCGCAGCTTCGTCTGGCGCTGGGCTCGCTCGACCGTGTCGAGAGGATCGTGAAGCTGGGCGGCTTCGTCAATTCGGCGGAAGGTTTTGTCGACCAGCCCAAGGTGATCAATGGCGCCTCGGAGCTGATGCTGGCCGTGTTCGACGACGCCGGTCGCCATGCCCGCAGCGCGGTGGGCGTCCCCACCCTGCCGCTGGGCGCCGCTGTCGAGGTGGATGCGATCGTGGCCGTCCGGCCTCGGGTCTGA